ACGAATAAATATAATTTAGTGCAAGTTAAGAGTAGTGCAAACATCGCAAATTATGGACGCTGCTAAACGCCTTGCTACTCTTAATCACATCCGCAAACTCAGCCGTCTGATGGATACATCTATACGTATCCCTCTGATAGGTTTTCATATTGGACTAGATCCAATCATCGGTCTAGTTCCAGGTGCTGGTGATTTGATCAGTACAGGGTTTTCAGCTTACATCATATTTTTAGCTACGCGCTTTGGTATACCACGCCAAGACTTAGCCAAAATGATTTTCAACGTCGGCTTGGAAGCGATTGTTGGCACTGTGCCTTTAGTAGGTGATTTGTTTGATGCTGTCTATAAATCCAACATTCGCAATTTGGCAATTTTAGAGCAACATCTGTCGGTAGTTGAACCAAAAATCGAAGAAGTATTTAATGAAATTTACAAAAGTGAAGTTAGCCGAGTTTAAGATTTAGAACTTCAAGATTCTACGGGCAGAACTACAGGAGTCAAGCTAAATTAATGCCCTTACATATTGCATTTTTAGGTGAAGATTGTCATTAGTCATTTTTAAATGCAAATGACAACTTTCACGAATAGGTATGCAAATTAAATACCTAACAGCTTACAACATTCAAATCTGATATTTAAAACAGGAGATGTACTATCATGTCACAGCAAACTGCTGCCGAACTTTTGAAAGCTATAAAACAAGATCAAGCATTAAAAGAAAGGCTGAGAGCAACATCTGATCCAGAAACCTTTATCACAATTGCTAAAGAACGTGGGTACGACTTTACAGTTGACGAATTGGAAGCTGAACTAGACAAATTATCTGAAGAAGATTTGGCAGCTATTGTAAATCCAGGGTGGGGGCCTAGACGCCATATTAATCCCAGATAATTACTGTTTGCAAGTAGAGGCGTTGCAGTGCAACGTCTCGTAGCGAGGTGATCTAACGTATTACTTTAAAAGAAGGTAAACATAGAGTTTTAAACTCTTACTGTATTTAATAATTACACTAATTTTGACAGGGCTGAGTGAATAACCTAATTTATAATCTTTAAACAGCCTTGATGGAATTTTCTCACTTTGTTCTTAATTTCTCAACGACTAGCCTTCTTACGCCATTTCTTCAAATTAGCATCCGTTAACATCCTTTCAAACCTGATGGTTCCCATCGCAGGATTAATGGATATGGCGTTTTTGGGACACTTAACAGAAATACGCCATTTAGCAGGTGTGGCAGTAGCAACAATTTTATTTAACTATATTTACTGGACATTTGGTTTTCTTCGCATGGGTACAACTGGAATGGTTGCCCAAGCAATGGGGCGTGAAGATCACAGATCAGTACTACTAATTGGGTTACAGCATGGAGTTTTAGCACTATTACTAGGGCTAGCAATTCTGGTGTTACAACAACCCATACAAATATTAGGTTTTGCCCTCTTGAGTGCAACACCAGAAATTAAATCCTCTGGAGTTGCTTTCTACAATGCTTTAGTTTGGGGTGCGCCAGCAACTCTCATCAACTTCGTATTAATTGGTTGGTTTTTAGGGCGAGAACAGAGTAACAGAGTATTGATACTATCAATAGTAAATAGTGGTGTAAATGTACTGCTTGATTACCTGTTTATTGTTCTTTGGGGATGGGAAAGTAAAGGTGCTGGAATAGCAACAGCGATTAGTCAGTATCTAATGTTATTGGTAGGTATTTTATTATTTTGGCGAGAAATTGCGTTTAAGCAGGTGCAAGCGTTAAGTAGAGAATTATTTGACTTTTCTACTTTAAAAGTTGCTTTTATGCTCAATGGCGAGATTATAATTCGCACCTTTGCGTTAATCTCCACGTTTGCAATATTTACTAACCTAAGTTCCATGTTGGGGACTGTGGTTTTGACAACGAATACAGTACTAATGCAAGTTGTAGCCTTAGCTGCATACTTCATTGATGGGTTGGCATTCGCTACAGAGAGTTTGGCAGGAATTTTTCGAGGCAGAGAAAATACTGATGCTCTAATACCGCTGCTACAAGTTTCTACGGTAAGCAGCTTGGGTGTAGGACTTATGTTTGCTACCGCCTTTATTCTCAGTCCAGAACCGCTTTTTCAATTATTAACGAATCATACTGAGATTATTGAGCATTTACGTCTTTATGTCCCTTGGTTACTACCAGTTTTAGGGTTTGGTTCTGTTGCTTATGCGTTAGATGGTTACTTCCTGGGGCTGACTCAAGGTCATACACTTCGCGAGTCGATGCTAAAATCTACTTTGATCGGCTTTATGCCGTTAGCGATCGCAGCTTGGTATTTTCATAATAGCCATCTACTTTGGTTATCAATGTCTTTGTTTATGGCAGCGAGAACAATGACTTTAGCATTGCAGCTCCCAAAAACATTGAGGAAATAAACCAAAATAGGCTAACTCTTCTCAAAACTGGCCCTTCATTAAGACAATTCTGCCGCAGGGTTTAAAAAATCTATCTTTTTCCTAACTGAGATATGTCTTTTGTTAGAAGGATAATTCCCTTTTTATAGTTAGTGTTTATTTATAATCAAAAGAGCTAATTGGCTTGAAAGTTAGGTGAGATTTTATCAGATATGCTCACGAAACTATAACTCCATTCGCTGAGTTAATTACACATAGAAACTAAATTTAGTTTCTATAAAAATAGCTAGATTTGGAGTAAGCCAATTATGTCTCGAAACTGTGAAAAGCACTGACAATGGAGTAATGGCATGACAAATTTGATTTCTAGGGCGATCGCTTCCGTCAATTCCTTACTTAAGGAATTTCAAGTAAAAAGTTTATTGAGTGTTGTCCTAGTTGGTTTGATAATGCTGACAACGAATGTTGCTTCTGCGGACAATAACAAAGGCTTGAAGGAAAAAGTTAGAGAAGACATAGAGCAAAATGATGCCCAAAGACCAAAAACAGTAGGACAATGGTATAAAGATGCTCGCCAAACCAATGACGCTCCTGGTGAACGAGTTAAGAAAATTGGACAACAGTCAGCAGAAGCCTTCAAAGAATTTGGTTCCGGATACGTAGAAGGTGCTAAAAACACAGCTAGTGACGTAGGGGAAAGTGCAGCAGAAGCAGGTAAAGATATCTCTAGACAAGTTGGACGCTAAACGCTTTGTCATACTGCATTGAGAGA
This region of Nostoc sp. UHCC 0302 genomic DNA includes:
- a CDS encoding DUF4112 domain-containing protein; protein product: MDAAKRLATLNHIRKLSRLMDTSIRIPLIGFHIGLDPIIGLVPGAGDLISTGFSAYIIFLATRFGIPRQDLAKMIFNVGLEAIVGTVPLVGDLFDAVYKSNIRNLAILEQHLSVVEPKIEEVFNEIYKSEVSRV
- a CDS encoding Nif11-like leader peptide family natural product precursor, producing the protein MSQQTAAELLKAIKQDQALKERLRATSDPETFITIAKERGYDFTVDELEAELDKLSEEDLAAIVNPGWGPRRHINPR
- the gntT gene encoding guanitoxin biosynthesis MATE family efflux transporter GntT, with protein sequence MFLISQRLAFLRHFFKLASVNILSNLMVPIAGLMDMAFLGHLTEIRHLAGVAVATILFNYIYWTFGFLRMGTTGMVAQAMGREDHRSVLLIGLQHGVLALLLGLAILVLQQPIQILGFALLSATPEIKSSGVAFYNALVWGAPATLINFVLIGWFLGREQSNRVLILSIVNSGVNVLLDYLFIVLWGWESKGAGIATAISQYLMLLVGILLFWREIAFKQVQALSRELFDFSTLKVAFMLNGEIIIRTFALISTFAIFTNLSSMLGTVVLTTNTVLMQVVALAAYFIDGLAFATESLAGIFRGRENTDALIPLLQVSTVSSLGVGLMFATAFILSPEPLFQLLTNHTEIIEHLRLYVPWLLPVLGFGSVAYALDGYFLGLTQGHTLRESMLKSTLIGFMPLAIAAWYFHNSHLLWLSMSLFMAARTMTLALQLPKTLRK